The Branchiostoma floridae strain S238N-H82 chromosome 10, Bfl_VNyyK, whole genome shotgun sequence genome has a segment encoding these proteins:
- the LOC118425128 gene encoding neuronal acetylcholine receptor subunit alpha-4-like gives MTAVFHCVPVEGGDPEVQLMRDLFVCCVQVQGGDPEVQLMRDLFADYSSFPRPVSNTTHIVSVKFGLSLSQIVGLNMKDQVMTTSVWLKQIWEDYKLTWDPAEYDGITRIKVPVDMIWIPDVLLYNNADGKFEVSSFTKATLFYNGTVVWTPAGIYKSYCYIDVTFFPFDRQNCSMKFGTWTYDATVVDMVPIEPVVDLSNFLANGEFVIMSAPLYRHVLSYECCPPYVDITAYIVLERLPLYFTVNLLIPCLLFTFLSLLVFYLPSKACEKITLCISILLSLAVFLLVVVKIIPSTSLAVPLLGKYLLLTTVCVILSVVVTTVVLHLSDRTDPMPGWARKMLLQVLPRLLCMTRPGSNKVAEMLLNSQADVLDDLPEGETVYASIRPRGSPRLTRNLQLHREEHPISPELRATVKNINAIAKSLRGDMLNSSLSDDWQYAGLVLDRFFMWVFFLISLIGSLVIFLPPFVFDRSVVISY, from the exons GCTGTGTTCC ACTGCGTTCCAGTAGAAGGAGGCGACCCCGAGGTGCAGCTAATGCGggacctgtttgttt GCTGTGTTCAAGTACAAGGAGGCGACCCCGAGGTGCAGCTAATGCGGGACCTGTTCGCGGACTACAGTTCCTTCCCCCGGCCCGTGTCCAACACCACCCACATCGTCTCTGTCAAGTTCGGGCTATCACTCTCACAGATCGTCGGGCTG AACATGAAGGACCAGGTGATGACGACAAGTGTGTGGCTCAAGCAG ATCTGGGAGGATTACAAGCTGACGTGGGATCCTGCCGAGTATGACGGGATCACCCGGATCAAGGTTCCCGTGGACATGATCTGGATCCCGGATGTTCTGCTCTACAACAA TGCCGATGGCAAGTTTGAGGTCTCGTCCTTCACCAAGGCGACCCTGTTCTATAACGGCACGGTGGTCTGGACTCCAGCGGGGATTTACAAGTCTTACTGCTACATCGACGTAACGTTTTTCCCGTTCGACCGTCAGAACTGCTCCATGAAGTTCGGCACGTGGACGTACGACGCCACAGTGGTGGACATGGTGCCGATAGAGCCTGTG GTGGACCTGTCCAATTTCCTGGCGAACGGAGAGTTTGTGATCATGAGCGCTCCTCTGTACAGACACGTCCTGTCGTACGAGTGCTGCCCGCCGTATGTGGACATCACCGCCTACATCGTACTGGAGCGACTCCCGCTGTACTTCACCGTGAACCTGCTCATCCCGTGTCtcctcttcaccttcttgtctcTTCTGGTATTCTACCTGCCGTCTAAAGCTTGTGAGAAGATCACGCTGTGTATCTCCATCCTGCTGTCGTTAGCTGTGTTCCTATTGGTTGTGGTGAAGATCATCCCGTCCACGTCATTGGCTGTGCCGTTGCTAGGGAAGTACCTGCTCCTGACGACGGTGTGCGTCATCCTGTCCGTGGTGGTGACGACTGTCGTGCTGCACCTGAGCGACAGGACGGACCCCATGCCGGGGTGGGCCAGGAAg ATGTTGTTACAAGTGCTGCCGCGGCTCCTCTGCATGACCAGACCCGGCAGTAACAAGGTTGCCGAGATGCTCCTGAACAGTCAGGCGGACGTGCTGGACGATCTGCCCGAGGGCGAGACGGTGTACGCCAGCATCAGGCCGAGGGGCAGCCCGAG GTTAACGAGGAACCTGCAGCTGCACAGAGAGGAGCACCCCATCTCTCCCGAGCTGCGCGCTACCGTGAAGAACATCAACGCTATCGCCAAGAGCCTCCGGGGAGACATGCTCAACTCGTCG TTGTCTGACGATTGGCAGTACGCCGGCCTGGTGCTGGACAGGTTCTTCATGTGGGTCTTCTTCCTCATCTCTCTGATTGGCTCCCTCGTCATCTTCCTGCCGCCATTCGTCTTCGACAGGTCTGTCGTGATATCCTACTGA